A stretch of Actinomycetes bacterium DNA encodes these proteins:
- a CDS encoding spermidine/putrescine ABC transporter substrate-binding protein, giving the protein MARDRDGRELNLLVQHPRARIGRRAFLRVGALLGAAGLAGCTAERACKVPPGAENRVPEQLLSIYNWSDYIDDRSIPAFQAHSGIRVNYDVYSSNDDLLAKMKAGRTQFDIIVPTHWFIPTYRDLGLIEPLRRELIPNLRNLDRAFVDTDYDPGNQYTIPWQWGTTGIGYNVAKVPGGKIDSWKPLFDPAPQMAGRVSLLREVSELINCALIYLGKAPNSTADADLAQVVRLVRSLKGRVSKFSSDTYIDELAKNQTWIAHGWSGDVFQAAERNRNVAYAIPKEGSLRWTDVMCIPKGAPHPKNAALFMNYVLTPTVNARISRYVSYGTPVTLAKALLPEEQLQDPTIYPPASVKLSVITPSGEKLQKWQAAYDRIVKA; this is encoded by the coding sequence GTGGCAAGGGACCGCGACGGACGCGAGCTGAACCTGTTGGTGCAGCACCCCCGGGCACGAATCGGCCGCCGGGCGTTCCTGCGGGTGGGCGCGCTGCTCGGCGCGGCCGGCCTGGCTGGCTGCACGGCGGAGCGGGCATGCAAGGTCCCGCCCGGGGCCGAGAACCGGGTGCCCGAGCAGCTCCTGAGCATCTACAACTGGAGCGACTACATCGACGACCGCAGCATCCCCGCGTTCCAGGCCCACTCCGGCATCCGGGTGAACTACGACGTCTACTCGTCCAACGACGACCTGCTGGCCAAGATGAAGGCCGGGCGCACCCAGTTCGACATCATCGTGCCGACCCACTGGTTCATCCCCACCTACCGTGACCTCGGCCTCATCGAGCCGCTGCGCCGGGAGCTCATCCCCAACCTGCGCAACCTGGACCGGGCCTTCGTGGACACCGACTACGACCCGGGCAACCAGTACACGATCCCCTGGCAGTGGGGCACGACCGGCATCGGCTACAACGTGGCCAAGGTCCCGGGCGGGAAGATCGACTCGTGGAAGCCGCTGTTCGACCCCGCGCCCCAGATGGCCGGGCGGGTCTCGCTGCTCCGCGAGGTGAGCGAGCTGATCAACTGCGCGCTCATCTACCTCGGCAAGGCCCCGAACTCCACCGCGGACGCCGACCTGGCCCAGGTCGTCAGGCTGGTCCGCTCGCTCAAGGGCAGGGTCAGCAAGTTCTCGAGCGACACCTACATCGACGAGCTGGCCAAGAACCAGACCTGGATCGCGCACGGATGGAGCGGCGACGTGTTCCAGGCGGCCGAGCGCAACCGCAACGTGGCCTACGCGATCCCCAAGGAGGGGTCGTTGCGCTGGACGGACGTGATGTGCATCCCCAAGGGCGCGCCCCACCCGAAGAACGCCGCCCTGTTCATGAACTACGTGCTCACACCGACGGTGAACGCACGGATTTCCAGATATGTCTCCTACGGGACCCCGGTGACGCTGGCGAAGGCGCTCCTCCCCGAGGAGCAGCTCCAGGACCCCACCATCTACCCGCCCGCCTCGGTGAAGCTCTCGGTCATCACCCCGAGCGGAGAGAAGCTGCAGAAGTGGCAGGCGGCCTACGACCGCATCGTCAAGGCCTGA